A window of the Henckelia pumila isolate YLH828 chromosome 3, ASM3356847v2, whole genome shotgun sequence genome harbors these coding sequences:
- the LOC140887897 gene encoding uncharacterized protein yields the protein MAGRDAESSHANVGRWGDDEGRDHRRELRHHHHDGRRRFDMYRFLQIGPKPLVGGESVEVAEGFLERVESCFRVFNTTEEQRLEALNFLLEGRARRWWKSVSTPLLKERGTITWADFRTAFEKLYFNPVIRQIKSLELLSLKQGNMSVDEYQQKFSELLPYCPHIHSSSKAKCVHFLHGLKQEIFERVSVCDDPTPSLELLSLKQRNMSVDEYHQKFSELLPYSPHIHSSSEAKYVHFLHGLNQEIFERVSVCNDPTSYEGLVNCCRQAEISLQRGRTLNSARPSGNLGPQAQSFKKSSFSTTSFGSGGVHRFGKKKGQNHLTHMCRKAAGAWSLFPLW from the coding sequence ATGGCAGGACGAGATGCCGAGAGCAGTCACGCCAATGTGGGCCGTTGGGGTGATGATGAGGGTCGCGATCACCGCCGAGAGCTTCGACACCATCACCACGACGGCCGTCGTCGCTTCGACATGTATAGGTTCCTCCAAATAGGACCCAAGCCACTGGTAGGCGGAGAGTCAGTTGAGGTGGCAGAGGGTTTTTTAGAACGAGTGGAGAGTTGCTTTCGAGTGTTCAATACCACTGAGGAACAACGATTGGAAGCGTTGAATTTCCTTCTGGAGGGCCGTGCTCGGAGATGGTGGAAATCTGTTTCTACTCCCCTACTAAAGGAGCGTGGTACGATTACTTGGGCTGATTTCCGTACTGCATTCGAGAAGTTGTATTTCAATCCTGTTATTCGCCAGATCAAGTCCCTAGAGCTTCTGTCGCTGAAGCAAGGAAACATGTCAGTggatgagtaccagcagaagttctcaGAGCTCCTACCGTATTGTCCTCACATTCACTCTAGTTCCAAGGCGAAGTGTGTCCATTTTTTGCATGGCCTGAAACAAGAGATCTTTGAACGAGTGTCAGTCTGTGACGATCCGACGCCCTCCCTAGAGCTTCTGTCGCTGAAGCAACGGAACATGTCGGTGGATGAGTACCACCAGAAGTTCTCTGAGCTCTTACCTTATAGTCCTCACATTCACTCCAGTTCCGAGGCGAAGTATGTTCACTTTCTACATGGTTTGAACCAGGAGATTTTTGAACGGGTGTCAGTCTGTAACGATCCGacgtcctacgagggtttggtgaacTGTTGTCGACAAGCTGAGATCAGTCTGCAGCGAGGTAGGACTCTGAATTCCGCTCGACCTTCTGGTAACTTGGGGCCGCAGGCTCAATCTTTTAAGAAGTCTTCTTTTTCTACTACTTCTTTTGGGTCGGGAGGAGTTCACCGGTTTGGTAAGAAGAAGGGACAGAATCACCTGACTCATATGTGCCGGAAAGCTGCCGGAgcttggagcttgtttccattgtggtga